Part of the Roseomonas sp. OT10 genome, CGCCCTGCCCAAGCTGGACGCCAAGAGCTTCCAGATCGCCCGCGACCTGCTGAGCCTGATCTACCAGACGGCCCTTTCTGCCCGCGTCTTCTGGTAGGACGCGCGGGGGGGCCGCAGGGCCCGCCCCCGGTCAGAGCTGGCAGGCGGCCGCGATCTCCTGGGCGGTACGCCGCATCTCGCGCACCAGGGACTCCGGCCGGCGGGGATCGACATCCGGCCCGGCCAGGCCCAGCGACAGCTCCGGGACGCCGGCCGACACGGGAATCACCAGGCCGAGCGCGTTCACCCCGGGGTGGCGGAAGCTCTCGGTCACGGCGAAGCCATCCTCCCGGGCCCGGCTCAGCCGGCGGCGCAGCAGGTCCGGCGCGTGGCGGTCATAGCGGCGGTAGCGGCCGTCATTCGCGCGCAGGAGTTCCTCCGCCTCGTCCTCGCCCATGCTGGCGAGCAGGGCGACGCCGCCCGCGCCGATGCCGATGGGCAGGCGCATCCCGACCGTGCCGCCGACGGCCAGGCGTGGCGCCGCGCACTGCACCCGCTTGAGGTAGATGGTCTCCCGGGCGCTGCGGCGGTTCAGGGCGGCGACGGCGCCGACGCGCGCGGCGAGCCGGCGCAGGGGCTCCTCGGCCGGGGCGAAGCGGTCCATGCGGGCGCCGGCCACAAGGCCGAGCTCGAAGAGCTGGGCCCCCAGCATGTAGCGCTTGCCGGCCGACTTCTGCAGGAAGCCCTCCTCGACCAGGCAGGCGAGCAGGCGATGGACGGTGGAGGGCTCCAGCCCCGTGCGGCCGACAAGCTCGGTCAGCCGCAGCCCCGCCTCGTCCGCGGTGCCGAGTTCCTGCAGGAGGTGGAGCGCGCGACGGAGGCTTCCCGTCCCTTCCTGGCGATGCCGGTACGATGGGTTCATGGACATGACCGCGACCGTGAAGCGTTCTGGACCACCGGGCCGAAGGCTCGCGGCCCTGCCGCCACAGGCGCACCGCGGACGCGCGGCCGCAAGGGCCATTGGGCGTTCCTGTGCCAGGCCCGTGCGGCGCACTGAGCAAAAACCGGGCCCGCAGCCGCCCGCGTCGCCGGTCCTGACCCGTCCTTGGGCGGATCGGGCGGCGCGGGCATCCGGCCCGGGCTGCCCCTACGCCGCGATCCGCCGCGCCGCCGGCACGCCGCGCAGCCGCCCGCCCGGCTGGCCGCCCGGCACGGCGGCGGCGAGGTCGGCGGCGGCGAGGAGGCGGTTCCAGTCCAGCCCCGTCTCCACGCCCAGGCGGCGGAACAGCCAGGCGAGGTCCTCGGTGGCCACGTTGCCGGTGGCGCCGGGGGCGAAGGGGCAGCCGCCCAGCCCGCCGGCGGCGCTGTCGAAGACGCGGCAGCCCGCCTCGAAGGCGGCGGCCGCATTGGCCACGCCCATGCCGTAGGTGTCATGGCCGTGGAAGGCGAAGCGCTCGCCCCAGCCGGCGCGGACCCGGTGGAACAGCCGCGCCACCTGGTCGGGGGCGGCGTTGCCGGTGGTGTCGGCGAGCGCGATCTCCATCTCCGGGTCCAGCGCCACGGCGCGCTCGATCCAGTCCAGCGCCTCCGCCTCCGGCACCACGCCCTCGAAGGGGCAGTGGAAGACGCAGGAGAGGTTGAAGCGCAGCGCCACCCCGGCCGCGCGGGCATCGCGCACGATGGCGGCGAGGTCCTCGAAGCTCGCCGCGCGCGAGCGGTTCAGGTTGGCCTGGTTGTGGCTCTCGGTGACGGACATGAAGAGGCCGAGCCGGTCGGCGCCATGGCGGATCGCGTCGTCGAAGCCGCGCCGGTTGGGGACGAGGGTGGTGCATTCCAGCCCGGGGAGGCGCTTCGCCTCGGCCAGCACCTCCGCCGTGTCGGCCATCTGCGGCACGGCCTTCGGCGAGACGAAGGAGCCGATCTCCATCCGCCGCACCCCCGCCGCGTACAGCGCCTGGACCAGCGCGACCTTGGTCCGCGTCGGCACGAAGGGCCCGATGGACTGCAGCCCGTCGCGGGGGGCGACGTCGCTGATGGTGACACGCTCTGCCCCGGCCATGGATCGTCTCCCCGCTTGTCTCCGGGACAGGCATAGAGCGGATCGGCCGCGCCTGGAAACCGCCTGGGCCCGCTGCCTGCCGGAAAGGACACCCGCATGACCAAGGCCCCGCGCGGCACCCCGGAGGCCCTGCCCCCGGCCACCCTGTCCCTGGAGGCGATGCTGCCGGGTGAGGGCGGCCTGCTCCTGCTCTCCGCCCGTCCGGGCGACGAGATCCGGGGCTGCGGCGGGCTGCTCGCGGCGATGGCTGCCGCGGGGCGGCCGGTGCGGGTGGTCATCGCCACCGATGGCCAGGGCCAGCCCGCATTGCGGCGCCGCCAGGCGGTGGAGGGGCTGGCGGCGCTGGGGCTGGGCGCGGGCATGCTGGTGCTGCTGGGGCAGCCGGCCGGCGGCGTGCCGGAGGCCGGGCCGGGCTTCGCGGCCATGGTCACCGTCGTCGCCGGGCTGCTGCGCCGGGAGGCGGCGCTGGACACGCTGCTGCTGCCGCCGGGGGAGGCCGGCGACCGGGCCGCCCTGCGCGCCATGGGGCTGGCCGCGGCGGCGGGGCTCGGCCTGCGGCGGCTCGGCTACGCCCTGCCCGGGGAGGGGCCGCCGGGCGGCGGGGAGCCCGGCGCGCGGCGGCTGGACCTGACCGGCTGGCGGGCCGCCCGGGACCGGGCCATGGCCGCCCACGGGGGCCGGGGGAAGGGGCCCGCCTGGGACAGCGCCACCTGGGAACCCCCCGCCTGGGAAAGCTACATCGAGCTGCCGCCAGGATGATGCCATCCTGCCGGGGGCGGGGCGCCCTGCGGAACGGGCCCTAGCGTGCCGCCTCGCCGGCATAGGGGTTGGTCCGGCGCTCCTCGCCCAGCGTGCCGCCGGGGCCGTGGCCGCAGTGGAACTGCACGTCGTCGCCCAGCGGGAAGAGCTTGCCGCGGATGCCCTCGATCAGGCCGGGGCCGTCGCCATAGGGGAAGTCGCTGCGGCCGACGGAGCCGCGGAACAGCACGTCGCCCACCAGCGCCAGGCGCTGGGCCGCGTCGAAGAAGACCAGGTGGCCGGGGGTATGGCCGGGGACGTGCAGCACCGCGAAGGGCCGGCCCGCGATCTCCACCGTGTCGCCCTCGGACAGCCAGCGGTCCGGCGTGACCGCCCGGGCGGGAAAGCCGTACTTCGCCGCCGCCTCCGGCAGGCCGTCGAGCAGGAAGCGGTCCGCCTCGTGCGGCCCCTCGACCGGGATGCCGAGCCGCTCCGCCAGCTCGGCCGCGCCCGAGGCGTGGTCCAGGTGGCCATGGGTCAGCACCACCTTCTCCGCCGTCACGCCCAGCTGCTCCAGCGCGGCCAGGACGGGGGCCGCCTCGCCGGGATCGATGACGGCGCCGCGCTTCGTCGCCTCGTCCCAGAGGATCAGGCAGTTCTGGTGGAAGGGGGTGACGGGCACGACTGCCCCTCGCAGGCCGCTGGCATCCGACGTCATGGCTGGGGGGTCTCCGTCTGCGGTGTCCGGCACGCTCCCTAGCACCCTCCGGCCGCGCCGGCGCCACCCCGCGGCAGGGGGCGGGGCGGCGAGGTGGCGCCGGCCGGGCCGCGGGGAGCCGGGCCATCGGCCGGGGCGGGCAACCCTTCCGGGCCCCGGGCGTCGAACGGAGGCAACCCGTGCCACGACAGGAGCCGCCCATGCTGAACCGACGGACCACCCTGGCCGGCGCGGCGGCCGCCATGGCCTCCGCGACCACTGCCCGGGCGCAGGGCGACGCCCCGGCGCTGCTGGTGATGGAGAAGAACGCCGGCACGCTGGGCTTCCTGGATCCTGAATCCGGCCGTCGCCTCGGCGAGGTGGCGCTGGCCGAGTACCCGCACGAGTTCGTGGTCGATCCGCAGTCCCGCCTCGCCTTCGTCGGGCACTACGGGGTGGAGACCTCCGCCGCCACCGCCGAGGGCGGGCATGCCGTGCTGGTCGTGGATCTGCGCGAACGCAAAATCGCGCACCGCATCGACATCGCGCCCTTCAACCGGCCGCACGGCATGGCGATCGACGCGCGCGGGCGGCTCTCCGTGCTCAGCGAGGGGCGCAATACCCTGCTGACCTTCGACGAGCCGGCGGAGGCGCGGCAGCCCTCCATCGCCGTCGCCGCGGGCGGCATCAAGACGCATCTCTTCGCGCTGACGCGCGACGGGGAGCGCGCCTACGTCACCGGCCTGCTCTCCAACACCGCGAGCCTCGTCCGGCCCCGTGACGCCGCCATCGCGCCGGTCACGGTCACCACCGGGCGCATGCCGGAGGGGCTGTGCCTGAGCCCGGACGAGCGGACGCTCTACGTGGCCAACCGGCGCAGCGGCACGGTGGCCGCCATCGCGGCGGACAGCATGCGCGTCACCGAGACCAGGCCGGTGAGCGGCGACCCGCTGCGCCTCTATGCCCTGCCGGACGGGCGGCTGTTGCTGGCCGACCTGGAACGCGCCCGCATGGTGCTGCTGGGCCCGCGGCTGGAGGAGATCGCCGCCATCCCGCTGGACGCCAAGCCCAGCGCGGCCTCGCTGCACCCGTCGCGGCCCCTGGCCTTCGTCTCCCTGGCCAATGACCGCATCGCCCTGCTGGACCTGGAAACCCACCGGATCGAGGGACACTTCGCGACCCGGGCCGGGGCGGACGTCACACGCCTGGTGACGCCAGGATAGGTGCCGGCCCCAGGGCCGCGCCCCGCGGCGCCATACGGATGGCGGGAGGCGCTGATCCGTGCCGGCGCGGGGTGCGCCCGTGACCCGGGGGCAAGGCTCTGCCTCGCCCCCGTACCCCCACTCCGCCAGGACCCTGCGGGCCCTGGACCCGATCAGCGCTGCCGCGGGACAGCCTGATACGGGGTCGAGGCGCCGAGGAGCCATGCTCCTCGGCGGGACCGGCCTCAGCCCTCGCTGACACCTTCTGGATTTCTTCTGGAGTCCCGCCTGTCCGCGCGCCGTCAGGGTTCAGCCCGGAGGCTAACACCCACCACGGAGCACCAGACTCCCAGCGGGGTCCGGGGCCCGCTTGTGGCCCCGGCAGGGGAGGGTCTGGGAGGGGACGGCGTCCCCTCCCGGTCCCCGCTGGAACACCACAGCACAACGGGTCAGCTCATCCCGCCATCGGGATCAGACCCGTTCGATCAGCGCCGCGATGCCCTGGCCGACGCCGATGCACATGGTGGCGATGGCACGCTTGCCGCCCAGCGTTTCCAGGGCGTTCACCGAGGTCAGGGCGATGCGCGCCCCGGAGGCGCCCAGCGGGTGTCCCAGCGCGATGGCGCCGCCATGCGGGTTCACCTGCGGCGCGTCGTCGGGCAGGCCGAGGTCGCGCGTCACCGCCAGCGCCTGGCTGGCGAAGGCCTCGTTCAGCTCGATCACGTCGATCTCGCCGATCGACAGCCCGGTGCGGGCCAGCAGCTTCTTGGTCGCGGGCGCCGGGCCGAAGCCCATGATGCGCGGCTCGACGCCGGCGGTGGCCATGCTCACCACCCGGGCGCGCGGGGTGAGGCCGTATTTCCGGGCCGCCGCCTCGCTGGCGATGATCAGCGCCGCGGCACCGTCGTTCACGCCCGAGGCATTGCCCGCCGTGACCGTGCCGGGGTTGCGGAAGGGGGTCTTGAGCTTGGCCAGGCCCTCCAGCGTCGTCTCGGGGCGCGGGTGCTCGTCCAGCTCCACCACCGTGTCGCCCTTGCGGCCGGGGATGGTGACGGGGACGATCTCACGGGCGAAGAAGCCCGCCTCCTGCGCCGCCTTGGCCTTCTGCTGCGAGCGGTAGGCGAAGACGTCCTGGTCCTCGCGCGAGATGCCGAACTGCTCCGCCACGTTCTCGCCCGTCTCGGGCATGGAATCCGTGCCGTAGGTCTTCTTCATCATCGGGTTGACGAAGCGCCAGCCGATGGTGGTGTCCTCGACCTTCGCGTCGCGCGAGAAGGCCGTTGCCGCCTTGCCCATGACGAAGGGCGCGCGGGTCATGCTCTCCACGCCGCCGGCGATCACCAGCTCCGCGTCGCCGGAGCGGATCATGCGCGCCGCCGTGCCCACGGCATCGAGGCCCGAGCCGCAGAGCCGGTTCAGCGTCGATCCCGGCACCACCACGGGCAGGCCGGCGAGCAGCACCGCCATGCGGGCCACGTCGCGGTTGTCCTCGCCCGCCTGGTTGGCGCAGCCGACATAGCAGTCGTCCACCGCCGCCCAGTCCACGCCCGTGTTGCGCTCCACCAGGGCGCGGAAGGTATGGGCCAGCAGGTCGTCCGGGCGCACATCCTTCAGCGCGCCGGCATAGCGGCCGATCGGGGTGCGGACGAAGTCGCAGATGTAAGCGTCAGCCATGGTTCGCTCCCCTCTCAGCCTGCCTTGTGCAGCGTCGCGCCGGTCCTGGCCTGCAGCGTCTCGAAATCCAGCCCTGGCACCATCTCGCGCACCACGAAGCCCTGCTCCGTGATGTCGATCACCGCGAGGTTGGTGTAGACCCGCGTCACCGCGCGCCCGGCGGTCAGCGGATAGGAGCATTCCTCCACCAGGCGGGGCCGCCCGTCCTTGGTGGTGTGCTCCATCACCACCCAGAGGCGCTTGGCGCCCACCGAGAGGTCCATGGCCCCGCCCACGGCGGGGGCGCTGTCGTTGGCCGAGGTCGCCCAGTTGGCGATGTCGCCGTTCTGCGCCACCTCGAAGGCGCCGAGCACGCAGAGGTCCAGGTGCCCGCCGCGGATCATCGAGAAGCTGTCGGCATGGTGGAAGAAGCTGCCGCCCGGGCGCAGCGTCACCTGCTGCTTGCCCGCGTTGATCAGCCAGGGATCGGCCTTGCCCTCCTCCGGCGCCGGGCCCATGCCCAGAAGCCCGTTCTCGGAATGGATGATCACCTCGCGTTCGGCGGGGATCTGGTCGGCCACCAGGGTCGGCACGCCGATGCCCAGGTTCACGTACCAGCCCTCGGGGATGTCCCGCGCCACGCGCGCCGCCATCTGCGGCCGGCTCAGCGGCTTGAAGCCCAGGGTCTCGGACATGTCTCGCTCCTCCGCTTGCCGGCTCAACCCTGCGGGTCGCCGTAGGGGACGTGCACCACGCGGTCGACGAAGATGCCGGGCGTGACCACGACCTCCGGGTCGATGCCGTCCACGGCCTCGCAGACATGCTGGGTCTGCACGATGGTGCGCCGCCCGGCGGCGGCCATCACCGGGTTGAAGTTCCGCCCGGATTCCCGGTAGGTCAGGTTGCCCCAGCGGTCCGCCCGCCAGGCCTCCACCAGCGCCACGTCGCCGGGCAGCGCCTCCTCCAGGATGCAGGGGCGGCCGCCATACTCCCGCACCTCCTTGCCCTGGGCCAGCAGCGTGCCGGCGCCCGTGGGGGTGAAGAAGGCGGGGACGCCCGCGCCCGCCGCGCGCATCCGCTCCGCCAGCGTGCCCTGCGGCACGATCTCCAGCTCGATCCTCCCGGCCTTGTACAGCTCCTCGAAGACCACCGAGCCGGCCGAGCGCGGGAAGGAGCAGATGATCTTGCGCACCCGTCCCAGCTCCATCAGCCGGGCCAAGCCCGTGTGTCCCGTGCCGGCGTTGTTGGCGACGACGGTGAGGTCCTTCGCGCCCTGCTCGGCCAGCCCCTCGATCAGCGCGTTGGGCTGCCCCACGGACCCGAAGCCGCCGACCAGCACGGTGGCACCGTCCTGGATCCCGTCCAGCGCCTCGGCCACCGAGCGGACGAATTTATCGATCATGGAGTGTCCTCGACTGTGGATGGCGTCCCGTGCGGCAGGCTCCCGGGCCCGTGCCGCCGGGGGAGGCGGTCCGGAGCCACCGGGCCGTGCATCCTCGGGGGCGGCCCGCCGCGGCGGGCGGCCTGCCACGGCTGCGGCGCCCGGGTCCCGCCGCAGGGGCCAACTGAGGGCGGCAAGATGCCGAAGCCGGGCGCGGGTGACCAGACCCCGGCCGGCGCCCCGGCATGGCCGGGCGGCATCGCGCCCATGCGCCGGTCAGCGATGTGCCCAGGGGCGCAGGATGCGGTGCCCGATCGCCCGCAGGTGCCGCCCGCCCGCCCGGGACAACAGGCCGCGCAGGGGCGAGCGCCGCGGGGGCAGGGCAGGGACGTAGGGCGCGGGGAAGTAGGTGCTGGGCACGTCGGCGTGGCGCCGGGCCAGGGCCTGCAGCTCCGGCAGGGTCATGGTCGGGCGCGAGGCCAGCAGCGCCGGCATGGCGAGCGAGACGTAGCCGCGGCGCCGCGCCACCACGGGGAAGAGCCGCTCCATCGCATGGGCGGTGGTGCCGTCGAGCTGCCCGGCCTCCGCCTCGAACAGCGCCGTCACCCGCTCGTCCACCAGCCCGGCCAGGGCTTCGTGGCGGAACCAGAACATGGAGCCGGCGGCGAAATAGGCGTCCTCCAGGTCGTCCTCCGTCATCTCGCCGCCCAGGGTGGTGAGGACACGGTCCATGCCCTCGGCATTGACCAGGATCCAGGGCTTCACGCTGAGGCAGAAGGCGGCCGGGGTGACGAAGCCGATGCGCCGGTCGGCGCGCAGGCGCTCGATGATCGCCCGGCCGCCACCCTGGCCCGGCAGCAGGGAGTCGAGCAGCGCGGCGCGCCACTGCGCCCCGTCCTCGCGCTGCGGCGACTTCTTGGTGTGCAGCTTCAGGCCGAAGGTGAAGTCCGGCAGCACCTCCAGGGCCCGCAGGAAGGGCAGGATGTCCCGACCCCGGTTCTCGACCGGCAGCACCCGCGCCGAGAGCAGGGCGGGGGTCTGCGGCAGAACGATCTCCTCCACCGGGGCGGAGGTCGTGACGACCAGATGGAAAGGCAGGGTGAGGCGCCGGGCCAGCACCTTGCTCATCTCCCGCCAGATGTCCGGGTAGTGGGCATGGACGAACACCGCGATCGATGCCTTCACATCGGCCGGCGTATCAATCATCGCGGTTGCAACCTGGAGACAGGGGAAGATCGATCTCTTTGCCCACGGGGCGAGCAAGCGTCAACGTCACCCCCGGCCGTATCCCCCCGGCCCGCCGGAATCCGGCCGGGCGTGCCCGGGGCGCCGCAACCGGCACGGTGCGGCCCCGATCCGTGGCGAAGGCGGACCCGTCCCCCGGGGGAGGCGCCGCCTCCCCCAGACCCCCTCCACCGGGGCCACAAGCGGGCCCCGGTCCCCGCTGGGAGTCTGGTGCTGGCTGCTGCCGTCAGCCTGCGGGCTGAACCCTGACGGAGCGCGGACAGGCGGGACCCTGGAAAAGATTCAGAGGCGTCAGCGAGTGCGGCGGCCGGTCCCGCCGAGGAGCATGGCTCCTCGGCGCTGTGACCCCGTATCAGGTTGTCCCGCGGCAGCGCTGATCGGGTCCAGGGCCCGCAGGGTCCTGGCGGAGTGGGGTACGGGGGCGAGGCAGAGCCTTGCCCCCGGGCCACGGGCGCCCCCATGCCGGCACGGATCAAGGCATCGCCCCGTCCGTATCAGACGCCGCATGGGCCGCGGCGGCTGTCGCCGACGGCGGGGTTCAGCGGCGGTTCTGGCGACCCTGCCGGTAGCCCTGCTCGAAGGCGCGGTCCTGGGCGCGCTGCGACTGGTCCCACAGGTAGCCGCCGGCGGCGCCGGCCCCCGCCCCGATCAGCGCGCCCCAGCCGGCATTGCCGCTGAAGGAACCGGCGATGCCGCCGATGGCGGCGCCCCCCAGGGCGCCCGTGCCGACCCGGCGCTGGCTGTCGTTCATGCCCTCGCAGGCCCCCAGCGACAGGGCCGCCAGCAGCGGCAGGGCAAGGCGGGTGGTGCGGATGCTCATCATGCTCCTCATCTCGGCCCCCCCTCAACGGCCACGGCGCGACGGCGCGGCCGCCGCGGGGCAGGGATAGGTGGCCTGGGCCCAGCGCAGCAGCCCGTCCAGCGGCGCTTCCGAGCCGTATTGCGGGTTCTGTCGCATCCACTGCCCGAAGGCGACGCCCGACTGCGCCACCGTCGGCGGCGGGTTGGGCAGGCAGAACAGCGGCGCCTGCCGCCCCCCCGCCGGGTGCAGCGCCGCATGGTACTGGCCCATCGCCGTCAGGTAGCCCTGGCAATAGGCAATGGCCTCCAGCCGGGGCACGCCCGTCGTCTCCGCCAGGCAGATGGCCCCAAGCTCCCCCGCCGTGGTCGCGGCGGTGGGCACCGGCGTCTGGGCCGAGGCAGCCCCTGACAGGCCGAGCAGGGCTGCCGCCGCGGCCACCCCGAAGATCTTCTGCATCGTGTCGCACTCTCTCCGTCAAGCGGGCGCTGCCCGGGCGCCACCGCTCCCGCCCGCAGGCGGAGAGCCGGGTCGCGCCGGGTCATCCATGTCGCGGACGGGCGCGGGTGGCGCCCGTCCGCCGCGTGTCAGCCCTGGATCTCCAGGGTGCTCTTGTTGAAGGTGACGATGCGCATCGCATTCCCCTCCGGAAGCTCCACCACGGCGGTGCCGCGGCCGAAGTCGAGGGCGACGATGCGGTTGGCGGGATAGCGCAGCTTGATGTTGTTCAGCAGGATCACCTCCAGCACCTCCTGCACGGAGTTGCCCTGGGTGGCGCGG contains:
- a CDS encoding hydroxymethylglutaryl-CoA lyase encodes the protein MAGAERVTISDVAPRDGLQSIGPFVPTRTKVALVQALYAAGVRRMEIGSFVSPKAVPQMADTAEVLAEAKRLPGLECTTLVPNRRGFDDAIRHGADRLGLFMSVTESHNQANLNRSRAASFEDLAAIVRDARAAGVALRFNLSCVFHCPFEGVVPEAEALDWIERAVALDPEMEIALADTTGNAAPDQVARLFHRVRAGWGERFAFHGHDTYGMGVANAAAAFEAGCRVFDSAAGGLGGCPFAPGATGNVATEDLAWLFRRLGVETGLDWNRLLAAADLAAAVPGGQPGGRLRGVPAARRIAA
- the pcaF gene encoding 3-oxoadipyl-CoA thiolase, giving the protein MADAYICDFVRTPIGRYAGALKDVRPDDLLAHTFRALVERNTGVDWAAVDDCYVGCANQAGEDNRDVARMAVLLAGLPVVVPGSTLNRLCGSGLDAVGTAARMIRSGDAELVIAGGVESMTRAPFVMGKAATAFSRDAKVEDTTIGWRFVNPMMKKTYGTDSMPETGENVAEQFGISREDQDVFAYRSQQKAKAAQEAGFFAREIVPVTIPGRKGDTVVELDEHPRPETTLEGLAKLKTPFRNPGTVTAGNASGVNDGAAALIIASEAAARKYGLTPRARVVSMATAGVEPRIMGFGPAPATKKLLARTGLSIGEIDVIELNEAFASQALAVTRDLGLPDDAPQVNPHGGAIALGHPLGASGARIALTSVNALETLGGKRAIATMCIGVGQGIAALIERV
- a CDS encoding MBL fold metallo-hydrolase, with protein sequence MTSDASGLRGAVVPVTPFHQNCLILWDEATKRGAVIDPGEAAPVLAALEQLGVTAEKVVLTHGHLDHASGAAELAERLGIPVEGPHEADRFLLDGLPEAAAKYGFPARAVTPDRWLSEGDTVEIAGRPFAVLHVPGHTPGHLVFFDAAQRLALVGDVLFRGSVGRSDFPYGDGPGLIEGIRGKLFPLGDDVQFHCGHGPGGTLGEERRTNPYAGEAAR
- a CDS encoding 3-oxoacid CoA-transferase subunit B, which codes for MSETLGFKPLSRPQMAARVARDIPEGWYVNLGIGVPTLVADQIPAEREVIIHSENGLLGMGPAPEEGKADPWLINAGKQQVTLRPGGSFFHHADSFSMIRGGHLDLCVLGAFEVAQNGDIANWATSANDSAPAVGGAMDLSVGAKRLWVVMEHTTKDGRPRLVEECSYPLTAGRAVTRVYTNLAVIDITEQGFVVREMVPGLDFETLQARTGATLHKAG
- a CDS encoding YMGG-like glycine zipper-containing protein — encoded protein: MMSIRTTRLALPLLAALSLGACEGMNDSQRRVGTGALGGAAIGGIAGSFSGNAGWGALIGAGAGAAGGYLWDQSQRAQDRAFEQGYRQGRQNRR
- a CDS encoding IclR family transcriptional regulator, with the protein product MNPSYRHRQEGTGSLRRALHLLQELGTADEAGLRLTELVGRTGLEPSTVHRLLACLVEEGFLQKSAGKRYMLGAQLFELGLVAGARMDRFAPAEEPLRRLAARVGAVAALNRRSARETIYLKRVQCAAPRLAVGGTVGMRLPIGIGAGGVALLASMGEDEAEELLRANDGRYRRYDRHAPDLLRRRLSRAREDGFAVTESFRHPGVNALGLVIPVSAGVPELSLGLAGPDVDPRRPESLVREMRRTAQEIAAACQL
- a CDS encoding YncE family protein translates to MLNRRTTLAGAAAAMASATTARAQGDAPALLVMEKNAGTLGFLDPESGRRLGEVALAEYPHEFVVDPQSRLAFVGHYGVETSAATAEGGHAVLVVDLRERKIAHRIDIAPFNRPHGMAIDARGRLSVLSEGRNTLLTFDEPAEARQPSIAVAAGGIKTHLFALTRDGERAYVTGLLSNTASLVRPRDAAIAPVTVTTGRMPEGLCLSPDERTLYVANRRSGTVAAIAADSMRVTETRPVSGDPLRLYALPDGRLLLADLERARMVLLGPRLEEIAAIPLDAKPSAASLHPSRPLAFVSLANDRIALLDLETHRIEGHFATRAGADVTRLVTPG
- a CDS encoding 3-oxoacid CoA-transferase subunit A; amino-acid sequence: MIDKFVRSVAEALDGIQDGATVLVGGFGSVGQPNALIEGLAEQGAKDLTVVANNAGTGHTGLARLMELGRVRKIICSFPRSAGSVVFEELYKAGRIELEIVPQGTLAERMRAAGAGVPAFFTPTGAGTLLAQGKEVREYGGRPCILEEALPGDVALVEAWRADRWGNLTYRESGRNFNPVMAAAGRRTIVQTQHVCEAVDGIDPEVVVTPGIFVDRVVHVPYGDPQG
- a CDS encoding rhamnan synthesis F family protein encodes the protein MIDTPADVKASIAVFVHAHYPDIWREMSKVLARRLTLPFHLVVTTSAPVEEIVLPQTPALLSARVLPVENRGRDILPFLRALEVLPDFTFGLKLHTKKSPQREDGAQWRAALLDSLLPGQGGGRAIIERLRADRRIGFVTPAAFCLSVKPWILVNAEGMDRVLTTLGGEMTEDDLEDAYFAAGSMFWFRHEALAGLVDERVTALFEAEAGQLDGTTAHAMERLFPVVARRRGYVSLAMPALLASRPTMTLPELQALARRHADVPSTYFPAPYVPALPPRRSPLRGLLSRAGGRHLRAIGHRILRPWAHR
- a CDS encoding Rap1a/Tai family immunity protein — its product is MQKIFGVAAAAALLGLSGAASAQTPVPTAATTAGELGAICLAETTGVPRLEAIAYCQGYLTAMGQYHAALHPAGGRQAPLFCLPNPPPTVAQSGVAFGQWMRQNPQYGSEAPLDGLLRWAQATYPCPAAAAPSRRGR